In Blastocatellia bacterium, the genomic window TCTTGAACCGAGGGCGCTCCGGTCACGAGGATCGGGCCTGGCCGTCATTTCCAGTCCTTCGGACGGACGTACCGGGCGATTTCCTCGTGTGTGGCGAACCAGACGCCCGGCTTGGACCGCATGTATTGAATGAGCCGTTCCAGCATGGCGATGCGCGAGCGATGCCCGATGATGTGCGGATGCATCGTCAGGATGAAGATCGTTCCTTCCTCGTACGCCTTATCGAATTCCGCCCGCCAGATGTCGTACACATCATTAGGTTGCGTGTAGGGACGGATCGTGCTCTGCCGATCCATGCCGAAATACGGGTAATCGTCGAGGATCCATTCGACGGGCAGCTCGACGACGCCCGTTGGTTCGCCGTTGATGAGCACCTCATAGGGACGATCATCGGCCATCAAGCTGCTGTCATAGAGCAAGCCGAGTTCCCGAATGAGCTTCATCGTCGCGGGACTGAAATCCCAGGACGGCGTGCGGATTCCCACCGGCGCTTTCCCCGTGATCTCCTTGAGAGCGGCAAAGCTCCGTTGCATCAACTCACGTTCTTCCTCTTCACGAAGCAGCGAGTTACGTTCGTGGATCCAGCCATGCAGAGCGATTTCGTGACGTCCCCGGGCCATGATCTCTTTGACCGATGCGAGATGAATTTTGGCGCTCATCGCGGGGATGAAGAAGGTCGCCGCAATTCCATAGGTGTCCAGCAGGCGAAGGATCCGCGGCAGGCCCGCCCGGGCGCCGTACTCGCCCTGAGCCATGAGCGCCGGGGAAGTTTGACCGTCCCGAAGCGCCGGCGTCTCGTTGTCGAAATCAAACGAGAGACCAACGGCCACCCGCGCTCGCCCCGGCCACTCTTTCGGGGTCAGGTCTCGTCCGGCACGAACCTGGTGCACAATCTCCATGACCCGACTTTCCGGCCATTTCCAGGGCGGTTCCTGCACCGACGATTGACCGGCCGATCGAGCGGCGATGCCAATTAAGAGCACACCGCTGATGAGCCCGAAGAAAATTCGATTCCCGGTTGACATGGCAATTTCCCCTTCACTCGAAAGAAATCGGCGTGCTGACCTGGCGCATATCCCGATAGCCCATACGGGGCCCGAACGCTTCGAGTCTACCGACCATCTGCCCGTCTCAGGCTCCGATGTGATCTGGCTTTCACATATCGCTGTGACGGAACCGAGATCGCGGGGCATTTGGCCGGGACCGGAAGCACCGGGCGCCCAGGGAACCGGTGTTACCGACAGCCCTTGAGAAACTGCCCCTCGTTCAGTTCGGCTAAGCCGTTCCTTTCTCCACGACCTGACCCATCCCCTTCAGTTCTCGCAGGTACTTTCCGACCATTCCATTCCACGGCGGG contains:
- a CDS encoding polysaccharide deacetylase — encoded protein: MEIVHQVRAGRDLTPKEWPGRARVAVGLSFDFDNETPALRDGQTSPALMAQGEYGARAGLPRILRLLDTYGIAATFFIPAMSAKIHLASVKEIMARGRHEIALHGWIHERNSLLREEEERELMQRSFAALKEITGKAPVGIRTPSWDFSPATMKLIRELGLLYDSSLMADDRPYEVLINGEPTGVVELPVEWILDDYPYFGMDRQSTIRPYTQPNDVYDIWRAEFDKAYEEGTIFILTMHPHIIGHRSRIAMLERLIQYMRSKPGVWFATHEEIARYVRPKDWK